A genomic stretch from Candidatus Methanomassiliicoccus intestinalis Issoire-Mx1 includes:
- the comD gene encoding sulfopyruvate decarboxylase subunit alpha, whose protein sequence is MVMTKAAEILEGLKSCRIGLAASVPCVNLSALLDCIDSSEIKHIAVSREEEGVGICAGAYLGGMNAALIMQNSGLGNSINALASLDLLYHIPLLMIMSHRGVENESICAQIPMGQLTIPLLEDLGIPYLEIKEGDDGKKAVLSAWKRAESLQKPSAILVKPSYWKVPE, encoded by the coding sequence ATGGTAATGACGAAAGCTGCAGAAATTCTGGAAGGATTAAAATCCTGCAGGATCGGACTCGCCGCCAGCGTCCCCTGCGTCAATCTTTCAGCTCTCTTGGACTGCATAGATTCCTCTGAAATAAAGCATATTGCAGTATCCAGGGAAGAAGAGGGTGTGGGAATCTGCGCCGGTGCCTATCTCGGCGGAATGAATGCTGCACTGATAATGCAGAATTCAGGACTGGGAAATTCCATTAACGCACTTGCATCGCTGGATCTGTTGTATCATATCCCGCTGCTTATGATCATGAGCCACCGCGGAGTAGAAAATGAATCCATATGCGCCCAGATTCCGATGGGACAGTTGACAATTCCCCTTCTTGAAGATCTCGGCATTCCGTATTTGGAAATTAAAGAAGGCGATGACGGAAAGAAAGCTGTTTTGAGTGCATGGAAACGTGCTGAATCATTGCAGAAGCCCAGCGCCATTCTGGTGAAACCGTCTTACTGGAAGGTGCCTGAATGA
- a CDS encoding DNA-directed DNA polymerase II small subunit, translating into MRDRVLDELLNEGILLDPEAAELVLAQADPAAYVRSILASMTQHPLVLTADHVRAYSSIHPSAIPKVQVNPVLEELRKSPSVMARPKSSDIEIIHDITGNSTCEGTVNDFARCFNDRFKKIKKILSRRHELAGSLPVAKAVKYDREVRTIGMVSDWHNTKNGHKIIELEDDEGKCTVLIHKDSEYINESIVNDEVIGIVGKSTSKGDLLVLKELIRPDIPITNVMEQSDSTSSVAFMSDVHVGSNTFLHTEWNNMMHWLKTEGKDEIQYLVLPGDVVDGIGVFPGQEEELEIEDVFEQYRTLEELLKEVPDSIQILIQPGNHDAVRPAEPQPTFPKIISEIFDSSCMLIGNPCTMKLEGRRILTYHGRSLDDWISSVQGLTYENPLETMNEMLKRRHMAPLYGGKTPLAPEKEDHLVIDEIPDIFVTGHIHGAGIGMYKGVTTICASTWQSQTSFQKMHNFSPDPAILPVVHLGTGKAKIVDFS; encoded by the coding sequence ATGAGAGACCGTGTGCTGGATGAATTACTAAATGAAGGCATTCTCTTGGATCCCGAGGCCGCAGAACTTGTATTGGCCCAGGCTGATCCTGCCGCATATGTACGGTCCATATTGGCATCTATGACCCAGCACCCGCTGGTTCTTACTGCAGATCATGTCAGGGCCTATTCCAGCATTCATCCGTCTGCCATTCCTAAAGTACAGGTAAATCCAGTTCTGGAAGAGCTGCGGAAATCACCTTCAGTCATGGCCAGGCCGAAAAGCAGTGATATTGAGATCATACACGACATTACTGGAAATTCCACCTGCGAAGGTACAGTCAACGACTTCGCACGCTGTTTCAACGACCGCTTCAAGAAGATCAAGAAGATACTTTCCAGAAGGCATGAGCTGGCTGGAAGTCTGCCGGTTGCCAAGGCAGTAAAGTATGACAGAGAGGTAAGAACCATCGGGATGGTCTCTGACTGGCATAACACAAAGAACGGCCATAAGATCATTGAGCTCGAAGATGATGAGGGAAAATGTACAGTGCTCATCCACAAAGATTCAGAATACATCAACGAGAGCATAGTCAATGATGAAGTGATAGGAATCGTTGGAAAATCAACAAGCAAAGGGGACCTTCTTGTCCTGAAGGAATTGATCAGGCCGGATATCCCGATAACTAACGTTATGGAGCAGAGCGATTCTACATCCTCAGTGGCGTTCATGTCTGATGTGCATGTCGGCTCCAATACATTCCTTCATACTGAATGGAACAATATGATGCACTGGCTGAAAACTGAAGGTAAAGACGAGATTCAGTATCTTGTACTGCCTGGAGATGTGGTCGATGGCATCGGCGTATTCCCGGGTCAGGAAGAAGAGCTTGAGATCGAAGATGTTTTTGAGCAGTACAGAACTCTTGAAGAGCTTCTTAAAGAGGTTCCGGACAGCATTCAGATTCTTATTCAGCCTGGAAACCACGATGCGGTCAGACCTGCAGAACCCCAGCCTACGTTCCCTAAGATCATCTCGGAGATTTTTGATTCGTCCTGCATGCTCATCGGAAATCCCTGCACCATGAAACTGGAAGGCCGCAGAATTCTGACATACCACGGTCGCAGCTTAGATGACTGGATAAGTTCAGTACAAGGACTGACATACGAAAATCCTCTGGAAACAATGAACGAGATGCTCAAACGCAGGCATATGGCTCCCCTGTATGGAGGAAAAACACCATTGGCCCCGGAAAAAGAGGATCATCTGGTCATTGATGAAATTCCAGACATATTCGTTACAGGCCATATCCACGGAGCAGGCATTGGCATGTACAAAGGAGTCACTACCATCTGCGCATCAACCTGGCAATCCCAGACATCGTTCCAGAAGATGCATAATTTCAGCCCTGACCCGGCCATACTTCCAGTTGTTCATCTTGGAACCGGCAAAGCCAAGATTGTGGATTTCAGCTGA
- a CDS encoding methanogenesis marker 16 metalloprotein: protein MTIRTYSEIKRKLSAGEAVVMTAQEIKNCTEKEAAEADVVTTGTRGVMSGTYGVFTIPIKSSKFSKATSLSLNGICAYPGPCPNENLNLIEAVVFGTASAGNYGAGMLFRDMLENEPVHVEAVSKDGKQISEEVFFEDMPYAKLMSTRNAFRNYSAMTNPLDHALTTIFHALDFPSNYKELTFSGCGSINPIQNDPSLETIGIGTKVLMNGAEGFVTGTGTRSTAQSPNLTACADMKEMNPDYMGGFMTSEGPECIVSWGVPIPILNDSLLKDVRILDEQIQLPLLDVSVRKPIAYIDYGKLWNEVSLSVKVHADKCRKCELCRVVNSCPMSAVSDAPDINRHRCFNCGLCSTICPDVFSADLGSVDVNIDGIMRNIPVACRQSDRARALKISRELKSRLLDKTFVLTEPVEKLRP from the coding sequence ATGACCATTCGTACTTACAGTGAAATTAAAAGGAAACTATCAGCCGGCGAAGCGGTGGTGATGACCGCTCAGGAAATAAAAAACTGTACTGAAAAAGAAGCAGCGGAGGCTGATGTAGTAACCACAGGTACCAGGGGAGTGATGAGCGGTACATATGGAGTATTTACAATTCCTATCAAAAGTTCAAAGTTTTCGAAGGCAACATCGCTTTCCCTTAATGGAATATGTGCTTATCCAGGTCCCTGCCCTAATGAAAATCTAAATTTGATTGAAGCTGTTGTGTTCGGTACGGCATCTGCCGGGAACTACGGGGCCGGCATGCTTTTCAGAGATATGCTGGAGAATGAGCCTGTTCATGTAGAGGCAGTTTCTAAAGATGGTAAACAGATCTCGGAAGAGGTATTCTTTGAAGACATGCCTTATGCAAAATTAATGTCCACAAGAAATGCTTTCAGAAATTATTCTGCAATGACCAATCCTCTTGATCATGCGCTTACAACTATCTTTCATGCTTTAGATTTTCCTTCAAATTATAAAGAATTAACATTTTCAGGCTGCGGTTCTATAAATCCTATTCAGAATGATCCTTCTCTGGAGACCATAGGCATAGGAACAAAAGTACTTATGAACGGAGCAGAGGGTTTTGTCACAGGAACTGGAACAAGATCCACAGCGCAGTCGCCGAATCTCACTGCCTGTGCGGATATGAAAGAAATGAATCCTGATTATATGGGCGGGTTCATGACTTCAGAGGGTCCGGAATGCATAGTCTCCTGGGGAGTGCCGATACCGATACTCAACGACTCCCTGCTCAAAGACGTCAGAATACTGGATGAACAGATACAGCTGCCGCTTTTAGATGTTTCAGTGAGAAAACCTATCGCATACATTGATTATGGAAAACTCTGGAACGAAGTGTCTCTTTCTGTAAAAGTTCATGCGGATAAGTGCAGGAAATGTGAACTCTGCAGAGTTGTAAATTCATGTCCTATGTCTGCTGTATCAGATGCTCCGGACATTAACAGACACAGGTGCTTTAACTGCGGGCTGTGTTCTACGATCTGTCCTGATGTGTTTAGTGCTGACTTAGGAAGTGTGGATGTAAATATAGATGGGATTATGAGAAATATCCCTGTGGCCTGCAGACAGTCAGACCGCGCCAGAGCTTTGAAGATTTCCAGAGAGCTTAAATCACGGCTTTTGGATAAGACATTCGTGCTTACTGAACCGGTCGAGAAACTGCGGCCATGA
- a CDS encoding ATP-binding cassette domain-containing protein has protein sequence MHEINFLTILGGNDKDDNCDLVENVRIRKGEIIGVVGPTGSGKSTLISDIEQLAQGDTQSKRHILIDDAVPENSLRSDPRKKLVAQLSQNMHFLADMKVDEFLKMHAKSRGKPETISDEVIEIANTLCGEPLGPENHLTALSGGQSRALMTADIARISDSPIVLIDEIENAGIRKQEALKLLSGEGKIVIVVTHDPVLALLTEKRIVMENGGMVKIIERSDGEREMCSRLAELDEKMIMLRETIRRGETVEELI, from the coding sequence ATGCATGAGATAAATTTTCTTACCATCCTGGGCGGGAATGACAAGGACGACAACTGCGACCTTGTAGAAAATGTGAGAATACGCAAAGGAGAAATTATAGGAGTAGTCGGTCCTACCGGATCGGGAAAAAGCACACTCATAAGCGATATTGAACAACTCGCACAGGGAGATACTCAGTCTAAAAGACATATCCTGATTGACGATGCAGTGCCTGAGAACAGCCTTCGCTCCGATCCCCGAAAGAAACTGGTGGCGCAGCTGTCCCAGAACATGCATTTTCTCGCAGATATGAAAGTTGATGAATTTCTAAAGATGCACGCCAAAAGCCGCGGAAAGCCTGAAACGATCTCTGATGAAGTTATTGAAATTGCAAATACACTCTGCGGAGAGCCTCTGGGACCTGAAAATCATTTGACAGCATTGAGCGGCGGGCAATCCCGGGCGCTTATGACTGCCGATATTGCCAGAATCAGCGATTCCCCCATTGTGCTTATCGATGAAATAGAGAACGCGGGAATAAGAAAACAAGAAGCCCTTAAGCTGCTGTCCGGAGAAGGAAAAATCGTAATTGTCGTCACTCACGATCCAGTGCTGGCCCTTCTGACAGAAAAGCGCATAGTCATGGAGAACGGCGGAATGGTAAAAATCATTGAAAGATCAGACGGAGAACGCGAGATGTGCAGCAGACTAGCCGAGTTGGATGAGAAGATGATCATGCTCAGAGAAACGATACGTCGCGGAGAAACAGTGGAGGAATTAATCTGA
- a CDS encoding GTP-binding protein: MKFTVIAGTPGSGKTSVLSSLTNALISFGMHPSIVKVDCLWTEDDKRLSRLGVPVKAALSKDMCPDHFAIYNTEDMISWARDNGSDILLNETAGLCLRCAPYPNDCLAVCVIDITSGPNNPLKVGPLMTSADVVMMTKGDMVSQAEREVFRERVLEANPTCTPIEANGLTGKGSAELAEIVSRSKDVSSDMRLRNNPPFSICTLCAGETRIGKEHQRGVLRRMDGFTDYRGE, encoded by the coding sequence CTGAAATTTACTGTTATCGCCGGCACTCCTGGATCCGGCAAGACCTCCGTGCTGTCTTCCCTTACAAATGCGCTGATCAGTTTTGGAATGCATCCCTCCATTGTAAAGGTTGACTGCCTGTGGACTGAAGATGATAAAAGACTGAGCAGGCTGGGAGTCCCTGTCAAGGCTGCACTCTCCAAAGACATGTGTCCCGACCACTTTGCAATATACAATACGGAAGACATGATTTCCTGGGCCCGTGATAACGGTTCAGATATTCTTCTCAATGAAACTGCAGGATTATGCCTGAGATGCGCTCCCTATCCAAATGACTGCCTGGCAGTATGTGTGATTGACATCACATCAGGCCCTAACAATCCATTGAAAGTAGGACCTTTGATGACTTCCGCCGATGTTGTGATGATGACCAAAGGAGATATGGTCTCGCAGGCTGAAAGAGAAGTTTTCAGAGAAAGAGTTCTGGAAGCTAATCCAACATGCACACCGATTGAAGCCAACGGTCTTACCGGCAAAGGGTCTGCAGAGCTGGCAGAAATCGTCTCCCGTTCAAAAGATGTGTCTTCAGATATGAGACTGAGAAATAATCCCCCTTTTTCCATATGCACATTGTGCGCTGGAGAGACGAGAATAGGCAAAGAGCACCAGCGTGGCGTGCTGCGGAGAATGGATGGATTTACAGATTACCGCGGTGAATGA
- the dnaJ gene encoding molecular chaperone DnaJ: MSSKRDYYEVLGVTKTATPDEIKKAYRKLARQYHPDVTQEDPKVAEEKFKEVSEAYEVLADEKKRQLYDQYGHAGVDSQFQNGNFTWNDFSHYGDIRDIFGDFGSIFDAIFGGGGSSSSRRQQSQAGRDMRMDIEISLEEAYSGVKRKISVPKFEACTSCNGTGSKGGKQVNCPDCKGTGQARVVQNSGFGQFVSVVPCRKCRGTGRAPGSECEDCDGNGRTQHTAHIEIEIAPGADTGTRLRVPGAGEMGHSGARNGDLYVIVHVREDPAWGRNGADLYKDVEISFAEAALGSEIEVPTLGGGKVSMSVPAGTQPDQTFRLRGSGMPIMNYNGKGDLYVRIKLKVPQRLSAEQKDLLVKFAELDGDKSQFLKFPKKDRKRKR, translated from the coding sequence ATGTCCTCAAAACGAGACTACTACGAGGTCTTGGGTGTAACCAAGACCGCCACACCCGATGAGATAAAGAAAGCCTACCGTAAACTCGCCAGGCAGTATCACCCTGATGTAACGCAGGAAGATCCTAAAGTGGCAGAGGAGAAATTCAAAGAAGTCTCCGAAGCCTATGAGGTGTTAGCTGACGAGAAAAAGAGGCAGCTGTACGATCAGTACGGCCACGCCGGTGTAGACTCTCAGTTCCAGAATGGAAACTTCACCTGGAACGATTTCAGCCACTATGGAGATATACGCGATATCTTTGGGGACTTTGGAAGCATATTCGATGCAATCTTCGGCGGAGGAGGGTCATCTTCCTCCAGACGGCAGCAGTCGCAGGCCGGCCGGGATATGCGGATGGATATTGAAATCTCTCTTGAAGAAGCATATTCAGGAGTGAAACGTAAGATTTCCGTGCCTAAGTTTGAAGCCTGTACCAGCTGCAATGGTACTGGCTCCAAAGGTGGGAAACAGGTAAACTGCCCGGACTGTAAAGGTACCGGACAGGCGAGAGTCGTTCAAAACAGCGGTTTCGGACAGTTCGTTTCAGTAGTTCCATGCCGCAAATGCCGTGGAACAGGAAGGGCTCCAGGTTCCGAATGTGAAGACTGCGATGGCAATGGAAGAACCCAGCATACTGCACATATTGAAATCGAAATCGCGCCAGGTGCCGATACCGGTACCAGGCTGAGAGTTCCCGGAGCAGGCGAAATGGGACATTCCGGTGCACGCAACGGTGATCTGTATGTCATTGTGCATGTCCGTGAGGATCCTGCATGGGGCAGAAACGGTGCAGATCTGTACAAGGACGTAGAGATCTCATTTGCAGAAGCCGCCTTAGGCTCAGAAATAGAGGTTCCGACTCTCGGCGGAGGCAAGGTAAGCATGAGCGTACCTGCCGGAACACAGCCTGACCAGACATTCCGTCTGCGGGGCTCCGGTATGCCGATTATGAACTATAACGGCAAAGGAGACCTTTATGTCAGAATAAAACTGAAGGTTCCACAGAGACTCTCTGCAGAGCAGAAGGATCTGCTTGTGAAATTTGCCGAGTTAGATGGTGATAAATCGCAATTCCTTAAATTCCCCAAAAAAGACAGGAAGCGCAAACGCTGA
- a CDS encoding thiamine pyrophosphate-dependent enzyme has protein sequence MKRIDALEIIASKCRDALIICNIGFPCRELCSVGDRPETFYMLGSMGMSSSIGLGVAVAAPHKKVISIDGDGAILMNLGSLATIGSLNLDNYVLIILDNGAYGSTGSQPTSLSRNGSLSKIAIGAGVSCVLEVQEKEELSAALNNIKKGVIVVKIETGNSKAPLVPYSPEEIKKNFMAAVSRPVQ, from the coding sequence ATGAAACGAATAGACGCTCTGGAGATTATTGCTTCCAAATGCAGAGATGCTCTGATTATCTGCAACATCGGATTTCCCTGCAGGGAGCTTTGCAGCGTAGGCGACCGTCCCGAAACATTCTACATGCTGGGTTCAATGGGAATGTCATCATCCATCGGTCTTGGTGTGGCTGTGGCAGCACCTCATAAAAAAGTCATATCCATCGATGGAGACGGCGCCATTCTGATGAACCTCGGCTCTCTGGCAACAATCGGTTCATTGAATCTTGATAATTATGTTTTGATTATCTTAGACAACGGCGCATACGGCTCCACCGGTTCACAGCCTACCTCACTCAGCAGAAATGGAAGCTTGTCTAAGATAGCCATCGGAGCTGGAGTCTCATGTGTACTGGAAGTTCAGGAAAAAGAAGAGCTCTCTGCCGCATTAAATAATATCAAAAAAGGAGTAATTGTAGTAAAAATAGAAACTGGAAACTCTAAAGCTCCCCTGGTGCCGTACAGCCCTGAAGAGATTAAGAAAAATTTCATGGCCGCAGTTTCTCGACCGGTTCAGTAA
- a CDS encoding sugar phosphate isomerase/epimerase family protein produces the protein MIAVSSPYFSHFSFRSMLEKISSEFSSWEIVAEGRHSLPDIETDFLEYAPSYDLSFSVHTPMSDINIGSLNRNMLEASLNELISCMRSCNKLGIEVATVHPGFMSPLGMVDKSKVIDITKASLFRLEAEAAELGVKIAFENMPACPMCMGTVPEDLLSLLEGTELGICFDIGHANTTDTVQEFLSLKDRFVNVHIHDNMGVSDEHLPIGKGTVDFPAVLEALGSRRYVIESRGWDDALESRDVLKKLLNF, from the coding sequence ATGATCGCCGTCTCTTCTCCATACTTTTCTCACTTTTCATTCCGCAGCATGCTGGAAAAGATCTCTTCAGAATTTTCATCCTGGGAAATCGTGGCGGAAGGAAGACACAGCCTCCCCGATATTGAAACTGATTTTTTGGAATACGCACCATCTTACGATCTTTCATTTTCTGTACATACCCCGATGAGCGACATCAACATCGGCTCTCTTAACAGAAACATGCTGGAAGCTTCCCTGAATGAGCTGATATCCTGTATGAGATCGTGCAATAAGCTGGGTATCGAAGTTGCCACTGTTCATCCTGGGTTCATGTCGCCTCTGGGAATGGTTGATAAGTCGAAGGTAATAGACATCACGAAAGCTTCTTTATTCAGACTGGAAGCTGAAGCCGCTGAGCTGGGTGTAAAAATAGCCTTTGAAAATATGCCGGCCTGTCCAATGTGCATGGGCACAGTGCCAGAAGATCTGCTCAGTCTGCTGGAAGGTACTGAACTGGGAATCTGCTTTGATATCGGTCATGCCAATACGACAGACACAGTACAAGAATTTCTGAGTCTGAAAGACAGGTTTGTAAATGTGCACATACATGACAATATGGGCGTTTCCGATGAGCATCTGCCTATTGGAAAGGGAACAGTTGATTTCCCGGCAGTATTAGAAGCCCTGGGATCCAGAAGATATGTAATAGAATCCCGCGGGTGGGATGATGCACTGGAGTCCAGAGATGTACTGAAGAAGCTGCTTAATTTTTAA
- a CDS encoding (Fe-S)-binding protein, whose product MDLQITAVNDVLEELLPGYNCGKCGFKTCSDFADYLKLNHDFEKCPFLLQDRFKENREKIISLLENPDAEEEIRGVVDGVRASFTILPLPGEPSCREDLFPMDRDIEISENDVIKYRPLGCPITHFAKVLNVSHGILTVHMIGPRNLIGDDGFEPLDIGICMVAAFEGIVGKGTVPKVCETVRFLPDHCMMGKVHSGIVVSIEGRKIRIEGIDLKVW is encoded by the coding sequence ATGGATTTACAGATTACCGCGGTGAATGATGTGTTAGAGGAACTTCTTCCAGGCTATAACTGCGGCAAATGCGGATTCAAGACATGCAGTGATTTTGCAGATTATTTGAAATTAAATCATGATTTTGAAAAATGTCCGTTTCTTCTTCAGGACAGATTCAAAGAAAACAGAGAAAAGATAATCAGCCTGCTTGAAAATCCTGATGCAGAAGAAGAGATACGCGGCGTTGTTGACGGTGTCAGAGCTTCGTTCACCATACTTCCTCTTCCAGGAGAGCCTTCCTGCAGAGAGGACCTGTTCCCAATGGACAGGGATATTGAAATTTCAGAAAACGATGTGATCAAGTATCGTCCGCTCGGATGCCCCATAACTCATTTTGCAAAGGTGCTAAATGTATCTCACGGCATTCTAACCGTCCATATGATCGGTCCGAGGAACCTCATAGGAGATGACGGCTTTGAACCGCTTGATATCGGAATATGCATGGTAGCTGCGTTTGAAGGCATTGTGGGAAAAGGCACAGTTCCAAAAGTATGCGAAACTGTGAGATTTCTTCCCGACCACTGCATGATGGGAAAAGTCCATTCCGGCATTGTAGTCAGCATAGAAGGCAGAAAAATAAGGATTGAAGGCATTGACCTTAAGGTATGGTAA
- a CDS encoding cysteate synthase: MGKYSLANENNGLPRTVYENAQINIASYPGIWKFIDWLPVDNILNGFDGGCVTYKSSSLSRELGLNNLYIAFNGYWPEINANLDTCSFKDLEAGPTVEMLHEKREKRILTVASAGNTARAFANTCHLADLPLLLVVPKNSLSKLWIPENVPEDKIFLLCVDGDYSEAISVSDRICELSEFVPEGGAKNIARRDGMGTVMLDAASKIKRIPDYYFQAVGSGTGGISAWEASMRLINDGRFGNKLPVLKLAQNVPCAPLFNSVHGGTYSKDCPRGMYDGVLFNRKPPYSVPGGVAEALAATSGTIDGMTNEQAEKASQIFYKAEGVDIMNAAAIAVAALINNYETGKINKNDIVLLNITGGGEALYKKEKSIKYLNPDITVKPDDADINEISKRIVNKLEASIYA, translated from the coding sequence ATGGGAAAATATAGCCTCGCAAATGAGAATAACGGATTACCTCGTACAGTGTACGAGAATGCTCAGATTAACATTGCTTCATATCCCGGCATCTGGAAGTTTATCGACTGGCTGCCGGTTGATAACATTCTGAACGGATTTGACGGAGGCTGTGTAACATACAAAAGCAGCAGTTTATCCAGAGAGCTGGGCCTGAATAATTTATACATAGCATTTAACGGATACTGGCCGGAAATAAATGCAAATCTGGATACCTGCAGTTTTAAGGATCTTGAAGCTGGACCTACGGTGGAAATGCTTCATGAAAAAAGAGAGAAAAGAATTCTGACTGTGGCTTCTGCAGGCAACACTGCCAGAGCTTTCGCCAACACCTGCCATCTGGCAGACCTCCCCCTTCTGCTGGTTGTGCCTAAGAATTCCCTGTCCAAACTCTGGATTCCAGAAAACGTGCCCGAAGACAAGATATTTCTTCTATGCGTAGACGGGGATTACAGTGAAGCCATATCGGTGAGCGACCGGATCTGTGAATTAAGTGAATTTGTTCCGGAAGGCGGTGCCAAGAATATTGCCAGAAGAGACGGCATGGGCACAGTCATGCTGGATGCAGCATCTAAAATTAAGAGGATTCCAGATTACTATTTCCAGGCAGTCGGCAGCGGAACCGGCGGAATATCTGCCTGGGAAGCTTCGATGAGGCTGATCAATGACGGGCGCTTTGGAAACAAACTTCCGGTGCTCAAATTGGCACAGAATGTTCCCTGTGCTCCCCTGTTTAATTCTGTTCACGGCGGGACATACAGCAAAGACTGCCCCAGGGGAATGTATGATGGTGTTTTGTTTAACAGAAAGCCTCCTTACAGTGTTCCAGGCGGAGTTGCTGAAGCTTTGGCTGCCACCAGCGGCACAATTGACGGAATGACTAATGAACAAGCTGAAAAAGCATCACAGATATTTTACAAAGCTGAAGGTGTCGATATCATGAATGCGGCCGCTATCGCCGTAGCAGCATTAATTAATAATTATGAAACAGGAAAAATAAACAAAAATGACATTGTTCTGCTTAACATAACTGGCGGCGGAGAGGCATTGTATAAAAAAGAGAAATCAATAAAATATCTTAATCCAGATATCACTGTAAAACCAGATGATGCGGATATCAATGAGATCTCCAAGAGGATCGTAAATAAGCTGGAGGCCAGCATATATGCATGA
- a CDS encoding RNA-binding domain-containing protein — translation MIVTAECECHPTEEKEKVCQAMHNIFPEGEITGDEHLTLVCESGEKLRNLIWDTQIRDSARSVLLRGRTDDSIHFTLNKQAAFMGKISFQDEHSALGNISVVIRDDNIDEVIDYLAESTIKEEDE, via the coding sequence ATGATTGTTACCGCTGAATGTGAATGCCATCCCACCGAAGAAAAAGAAAAAGTATGTCAGGCAATGCACAACATCTTTCCAGAGGGAGAGATAACCGGTGATGAGCATCTCACACTGGTCTGTGAGTCTGGGGAAAAGCTTCGAAATCTTATCTGGGATACGCAGATCAGGGATTCTGCAAGGTCTGTGCTCCTCAGGGGAAGAACGGACGATTCAATCCATTTTACACTTAACAAACAGGCTGCATTCATGGGGAAGATCTCATTTCAGGATGAGCACTCTGCATTAGGCAATATTTCAGTTGTAATCAGAGATGACAACATTGATGAGGTAATTGATTACCTGGCTGAGAGTACTATTAAGGAGGAAGATGAATGA